The genomic region CATCTTCTCCCAGACCCTGGCCAATGATGCTCTCCATGTCCATATCAATATCCAGAGCGAAAAGATCAGTCTCAGAGTCCAAGAAATGGTGCAAATCGCTTTCCGGTACAACCACAGGCTCACAATTTGTCTCCTTGGAGGACGAAAAATTGAAATCGCAAACTTTCATTTTTACTCCATCCTGGACATCCTCGGTTCGAGTCTCCAGAAGAATCCCAAATTGTTGAGCAGGAGCAGGCAAAAAGATCGGCACCTGAGGCAGCAATTCGTCATCATGATCGTCCGAGTCGAGCAGAAGATTCTGTGGCACAACCACAGGTGCAGATGGAGACTCCATTTCCTCCTTCACCTTTGCTTTAAGCTGCGGATGAGGACGACTGGTTCGCCGCCTCTTGCTGGCACCTGAAGTACTGAGCAACTCAAGTAAAGGCTCCTGAACCTGATTGCCATAAAATCTCACCCTTTCATGGCGGCGAGCAACGGCGTTGGCACTGTGAACAGACTTGTCGCAAGGATCACACAAATACGCCTCATCTGCACCACAATACCACCGCGCTCTCTCACGCCCACACCCGTCGCAAGGCCGAGCACTGCGCCCGCTGATGGCCTTTCCCATCTCCCCGcctcttttcacttcttccattCACTTCACAATTTTTCCTTTATCCAGCCACAATTTTTTCAAAAGCCTTTTCTTTTCTCAGATCTTTAACTCCAAAACTGGCTACAATTACAGCATCTTTCCACTTCACAAATTTTCCTTTCTCCAGCCACAATTTTTTCAGAAAACTTCTCTTTTCTCAGATCTTTAACTCCAAAACTACCTACAATTACAGTATCTTCCCTGCGTACATCGAATATCCTATGCTTTGAATTTCTGAATTAAAACCTTCGCCAACTgaaaacaaatcaaagatgcctGGCATAATGGACCCAAAGATCAAATCTTTCATAAGAACCTTACCAGATCAAAGTGACTCACAGAAACTCTCACAATGGAACCTAAAAATCAAAACCTCACAAGATCAAATTGACTCAAATTAACTCTCACAATAAACCTAGAGATCAAATCTTTCGTAAGGACCTCACCTGATCAAACTGACTAGCTCAAATCAACTCTCACAATGGACCTGAAAATCAAATCTTTCGCAAGAACCACACCAGATCGAAGTCACTCAAACCGGCCTAAAAATTGAATCTTTTGCAAGAACCAACAGGATCAGCGGCacttcttttctttcctttttcgcTCTCCGCTGACGTGTCCGAAGCCTACCCCTTATCTGACACCTACGGAGGCTTCTATTGGCTACTCTACTTgcctttgatccacatggacatatTATCCTAAATACGGCTCATTGATTGGGTCAGATATATTCCCTCAGATTTCCTCCCAGAAGGCTGAAAGTCGTACAGGTAATATCTGAATACAATAATTAAATGCCGAGGTGGCAGTGGCACCCCACGTGCTAAAGTCACGTTCGTATGAATCCGTGACAAAATGTTTTTTTCGATTCTTCCTTGGCCTTTCCGAACATGGTGGGCCAGGGACCAGGGTCCCTCATTTATACTTTTTTTCATTCATCCCAGATATATCCATATAACTCACATTCCCATTTTATCTCCCTTTTTTAAGCTACTGTCATTTGCGGCACGATTTTCTTTTGCTCTGTATGGAATTTGTTTATCGTTTAGCCTGAGAATTAGCCAAAGCCAAAAAATGTCATCGGCTTTTTGTTTTGATACCCGCGAATTGCAAATGGTCTTTTGGATGACAAGGGACAAAATAAATACGACAACTTATAATTAGTCGCTTGGGACCCCAATCACTCGTAAGAGTACAAGGTATATGTGTATCTAAGTCAAGTTCAAGTATGAATGAGGTTCTCATGGTATGTTTTGTTCAAGTTTATTAAATAGAAATGAATTTTGTGTGGATTAGAGTACTCACTCAATTATTCTTGTCATAGGTTGCAAGTGTTGAAGTTAAGGAGGGTTGTGATTGGTGGATTCATTTAGGGGAAATGTTTCAAGTTGTTATCAAATATTTAATGTTCTTCAATTTTGTTATGATCTTAATATTCTGTTTGTATAAGTGTATATAAGATAAATGTTTGTGATATGATTAATTTTAATAGTTTTATTTATTAGATTTAGCTGTTTCTTAAGTTTATTGAATTAAGATAAAACAGTGTGTCTCAACATAATTATGTCTATAAATAAAGAAGAGAAAggctctctaaaccatcataagtTTTTATATCGAGGCTTAATTATTATTGTTCTTATTATTTGAGATCACTCCACcaaatcattagtgattttattgatttttgcatTGAATTCGAAAAAATATTATTACAAGTGATATCAAAGATACAAACTTGAAAACCATAGTGAGTTTGCACACGATTTTCAAAAGTTTTGAGGTATGTAATCAAGGAAGCTTTAGGTAAGAAATAGCTTAATATGATCATTTTCCCCAAGTTATtacaattttattatatttttcatgtcatatattCAAGATTGTTTATTTTTCACACTTTGAAAGATTCATTAAAAATTAGGTAGGTTCAATTCTATACAATGTTTTATTAGAGGtaaaatcaatttcaagatttagTAGTTAAACTTAGGTTAAAAGATTTCATTATTTTTAAATCGATTTTCTCTACAAACCAcaatttttgaatatttaaaattttattacatTTTTAGAAAACTCAAGAATAAAATAGGTAGGGCTAGTTCTTTATAATTTTGGTTAGAGGAAAAATTGATTACAATTTAGCAGTCAAGGTTTGGTCAAATATGAACACCAAATTTAGTTATAGTTCATGTTTTGAAACTTGATGGTTACAAATCATATCAAATATTTTCCTCCTTTAACCAATAAAAATTTTGGAGTTTAAAAAACAAGCACACCATACCATTAGCATTCGGAGGacatttatataatataatgtagTGATTCTCTTTATTCTCCACCATATAAAATCAAGGGGGAAATTCCACCAAGATGTGGGATGGTGATAAATTTTATCAAATATCATTTGTTTGATCCATTTTTAGCATATGAAGATGAGGTTGTTGATAGGTTTAAACAagtaatattatcaaaattaaaaCCCTATTCATATCCCTTGTGTGGGTTCAACATTTGCAATCAAAATCAAGGGTTATGACTACTTTTTCAAAGTCCAAAATTAAACCTATTCAAAATAGACATTCGTAAGTTTGATGGTACAAATGTGACTTCATGGATGAGCCTTATGGACTAATATTTTCAGCttcataatataaaaaataatgcaCAATTGATATAACATCACTACTTTTAGAATCTAAACCTTATCAATGGAGCTGATAGATAATGAATAAAAAGAAAGGCCAAGTGCATAGTTGGAATAATTTAGTAATGACTTAGCAACCCACTTTGAGCAATCATGGAAGCGAAGTTGTTTCATCTAGCTAATAAATTTAAAATGAATAGGGTCTATAGCCAAATATAATGTTGAGCATATTAGATTGGCAATTTGAGCTCAAGATGTGACACCTTATCAAAAGATAATTTTACATCAACAAGCTTAAATGACTACATTGCGCATGATGTTCATTAGTTGGAACCTTGTTTAATTAGGAAAGTGATGCAAAAAGAATTATATATTAGTTGCCACTAGACCTTCCACACAAGGTCAAAgcataagaaagaaagaaataaatatgtCTAATCCTATCAATATAAATAGAGATAACTTCTTTAACCTTGGAGAAAAATGACCAAGCTCTCTCGTTAACAAGAGGTAGAAAAAGTGTATGTTGGAATTAGGATAGAAAAGGGTATTATAGTTCATAAATGTACTAATTGtgagaaaagaataataattattaaaaatagaGTTGAAGAAGAGAGAAAAGTAGCTACAAATGAATCAAATGTTGAAATTGAGCATGAAAATTTAGAGGAAGAAAAAAATGCTATCAACTCCCTACATTTATTAAATGGTGtaatgatccgaattatggattcggatgacaacacctgagtgagaacctacggtattgtggatttgtttacCTGAACATGGTaaacacagaattgaagcaagccaaaaagtaatccattcgaatcgaaaatccaacatataacagttcatgagattccaagggtcaccaaaaccccttgagaatcgaaacccaatAGTCATATTtctttattacataataaaatccaaaactatgaaattttcaaaaaactatatgaaattttgtcctaactttaactagacataactttctactcagGACTCAAAATCGTGAgttgtttaactcgttggaaaggtctccaagagttgaaggCGAAGTCCTAAAAGAATTGCCTATGATAGTGTTCTAAAGGAAAggccaaagtttcaagggctgaaaatgccccgaAGACCTTCAAAAACCCcaattactaacatgtagaaaaaatattaaaatatttttttcaatatttcaaatttgcttctgatcattacttcccccttgaaAAGCAATcggccccattgcatcaacactctgaatgagatgaggaaaacagAGCTGAAGCTGCTCCCTAGTAAACCACTTCCCTTATGGAGCAATCTGCCCTACTCGAACCACTTTGTATAGATAGACATGCTTTTGTTTGAGTGTTTTTACCATGGTGTCCACAATTTGATCACATTAGAATGGAGAAGTTGCATCTGGATTCAATTCTGTGGTGGAAATTATTTCCGTCACATctacaacatctaatagtggaggaaaatatggcttcaagagttccacattgaagactggatgaagacccagaaatgggggtaaattaagctcaaaagcattatcaccaactttcttgatgattgtgtatggcccataatgcagaggacgaagcttcctattggcaccctgcaatcgttcctcccagatatgcaaccacaccttgtccccgacttgaaaattttaaggagtacgatgctcatcatgtctctccttatatttcttattggtatgctccaagatttcatgaacttgttgttgcagatgatgaattctatggataaaatctaaaattatgaaattttcaaaaaaaactatgaaattttgtcctaactttaactagacataactttctactcagGACTTGAAATCGCGagtcgtttaactcgttggaaaggtctccaagagttgaaggCGAAGTCTTGGAAGAACTGCCTACGACATTATTCTAAAGAACAAgccaaagtttcaagggctgaaaatggcCCAAAGACCTTCAACAACCCcaattactaacatgtagaaaaactagaaaaaatatgaaattttttttttcaatatttcaaattttcttctgatcatgtaatcacaccaaaaacattcaaagtGAATAGTTATGTTAAAACATGAAAGGTGATAGTGTTGAACGATATGGGTATTAATACACACATTTATTAATAGAAGATTTGGTAATGAGCTCTGTATATGGTGAAATCGGGATGTTAAACTATTGTAAAATcagacaaagatccaaccacataaaaccttgGTTCTACAATTAAAATCcaacatacaccaatgaagaacctaaaacatgcaaaacacaaaatattgtaagattataccattcacatgctcattagggtttgatctccattgtttcctatctacattgatttttctttgatatgttgctctcagattttatgtgtgcacaagagagaATGGATTGTGGTAGTGTAGACGCTTGAGTGATTGATCACTATGAAAGGTCTGCATAAacattgattgattgaatgattaaGATTATTAGGGATTAATAAGGATGAAATGATCCTCTTACATAGATAGtaccttagaaaatgaagggatattattaagaggtggaaggataaatggttggctcGTATTAGAGGGTAGgtgtagaaaataagaaaatattaaaggggggtggttaaaggtaaattaagagatgaatgacaagtgtcatggagggaaaaagctaatgaattaattaaagaaataaagatttatctaattaatagaagatGTGGTaccaactaaataaataaaatatttatttaaatagggaaagactagaagaggatcaatgaattaattaaataaataaagatctatttaattaatagaaggctaaagataaaataattaaataaataaaatatttatttagttaggctaggacaattttaggtgtctacaagatcaATTATTTTGTGTATAGAGTCTTTACCTTCCAAGTCATGATAGCAATTGATAAGCAACTTGCTTGTGGTGGTAAATTTCATAATATAAAACAACACTCAAAGTGACTAGTtatgtcaaagttcatgataatTGATAGTGTTGGATGATATGGGTATTAATACACACATTTATTGATAGTAGATTTTTATTTATCTAGTCTTTACCTTTTGAGTCATGATAGTCATTGATAAGCAACTTGATTGTGGTGGTAAATGTCATAATATAAAACAACACTCAAAGTGACTAAATATGTCAAAACATGAAAGGTGATAGTGTTGGATGACATGAATATTAATACACACAAATTTATGAATAGGAAATTGGATAATAAGCTCATTTACATTTTATGTATCTAGTCTTTACCTTTTTAGTCATGATAGCCATTGATAAATAACATTCTTGTAGTGGTAAATGTCATAATATAAAACTCTCAGTGAGAGATAATTAGTTAGATTTATAATTTTTTGCTATTTGAGTTAGGGAAGTAGATGTAGCTATAAGCATGTAGTGGCTTTAATAAATAGGAATAATGTCTTTCAATTTTCAAATGTTATTCATGGCTTTCAATGTGGATGCACAAAAGCATGAacacatagagataaaataaaaccaAGTTAATAGGATGGAGAAATCCCTTAAGAAAGGTTCTTATGAAATAGTGGCACACATACAATTTGTAGAAGCATAAGACATACAAAATCAAGATTTAATAAAGCCTCAAGATATTATCCTGCATCTCTCAAAACAaatgttgttatttttattttatattacggTTAGGTGGTTAAAAATAAATGCAAGCATATACAAGTCTCCATGTACCTAAGAAAGTTTCTGAGGGGGCACAAGGGGTGAAAATGATTTAATATTTGTGGCCAAATCTCAATGGCAATAATATTTTTCAAGAAGAGACACCTTTTTCTATCATTTATAAtgttaaaatcataaaaatacccttttgaaCATAGGAACAAGGAAGGGGAAGATTCACACACTCATATTGATCACATAAAAAGGAAAAGACACATTTTTAGGCACCTAATTGGGAGAGTTGAAAAAACACCTCTTAAGGTGGCCTCTTGATGAAGTTGAAAAGTTGTCTATTGGCTATGTGTTGCATTTCTTGATTTTCATGTGTTGTTCACCAAGAGGGGGAGTGGGATTTCTAAGTTACAAATGAGTATTATAGAAGGGAGGTCTGGGCTAAAGGTTGTTCAATCGAAGTTGAGCGCTTCTCTTCATAGATAAAGATTAGTTGTAGCTAATGGTTGTAGAAGAAAAGCTCATATCTCTAGCTTGCAAAGTTGTGAAGCCCGAGTGGCTAATATTTTTGTAATTGaagaatttttatttcattttattgaaataaaatgaaGTTTTGTTTCTTGCAAATTTGTGTTATTCTCTTTGTTACCCTCTACATGAATTTTGGGTGGAGTAACCTCATCTAGTGTTGAAGAGCATGTGTTTTGGGTGTTCTAGGGGAGTCCCCTCCATCATGGTATCAAAGTAGGAGTTTCCAAGTGTAAAGGTAGAGTGTTGAATGTGAGGTAGTTTTTCACTAGGACTTGAGGGTGGAGTGTGTGAGTTTGTTACTATCCTCAAATTGAGATTGAGGCTAGGTAGAACATGCACATAGTTCCTCCACTAAGAGAGAGTGGGTAGAGGAAGTGAGAGGTGTCTTTCAAAAATATTTATTGGATAGAAGATAAATGTATGTGAGTTTGTTGCAAATGTGTGAGCAAGTTGCAAGAGGAGCCAAATAGAGAAGTTGGGAGCATGTTGTCCTGAAGGTGTACACAGATCACCGAACATGGGGTAGTTTTCACTAGGGTTTGATTGTTGCGGATTTTAGAAGTTGAAGATGGAAAATAGGAAGAAGAAAATGTCATTTGTCATTGGATGAATTTTGAGGATTCTTGTGCTTGAGAGAATACAAAGTAAATTAAGAGATGGAATGAGGGATGAATTTGTAAAGTTGCAACAATAGGTGAATGAAATAGAAGTAGCTAGATTGAAAAATTTACCACaaaagagaaaatgagagaagaaaagaaGTATGGGTCATTCTTCTAATGATATTTTGACACTATGGAAGAAAGAAGCAAAAGAGTGTCATGCATGTGACATTGAGGAAGAGGATGAATACGAAGTAATTAATGAACCTAAAGATGAGAGATGTCCATTCGAAGACATGGAGGATATAATTATAGAGGATGTAGCAAAAGAGAAACCTTTAGAGGACATTGATGGAAGTGAAAAAGATGATTTACTAATGTAGATTAAATGACAATGGGATGAATTAATTGCAGATGGAGCAAAAGTTTCAACAAAAAGTGATGAGGTAAAATCTAATTTTCATGAATGTTTTGATGAGTTTGTCTTACTAAAGAATATGGGAATGGAGAAGTATATTGCAAAAGAGGTATTTCTTTACAAAGGCTTAAAATTATTGAGAACAAAAGAGGAAGGTGAGAAAAAATTGTAGCAATGAATGAGATTGTAGTACTTGGAGGAAAAACGGCTCACAtaaattgaaaataaaggaacatctttTAAAAGGCAtgatagaagaaaagaaagagctTCTAGTTATGGAAAATATTGTATTAGAAGAAGATGTCacaaaaaaaaatgagaaatgTCCTTTGGAGGGCATGAGGATGATGGAGAGTGTGAAGTAGTCGAGAAAAGAGAGGTTTGTTATAAAGAAATATGATACTATAGTGGTGTATATTGAGATGGTGAGTGAAAACGAGGTTTTATAATGCATTTAGTGGAGGTGGCCAGACATGGGTAGGTTGAAATCCACAAATAAGAGAAGAGGAATGTTGAATGGTAAGTTGAGGATCGATGTTGAGTGGAGAAACATTTGAGGCCACATTAATGATGAGGAGTGCAAATAAAATATGGTGAAGGAGGTTGAGTTGTGGTGGAGATAAATCCAATAGAGGAAGATGAGAGAAATAGAGTTTTTAAAGAAGGATGATGTTTATTTTGACTaatggaagaggagaaagaagaactAGTTGGAAGTACCTATTGTAGTGATGGAGTTTGTGAAAGATTGTTGGCAACCTGAATGGGTCGCTCTATCATCCAATTCCATTTTGTGAGACCAATCTCACAAAATTTTCTTACCTTGATTGTCTAATATAGGAGCATCTAGGGATGCACAACAATCCTAcatctccaaaaaaaaaaatgttatttttattttccATAATATTTATGTGGTTATAAGTAAATGAAAGCATATATAGCTCTCCATGTACCTATGAAAGTGCCCAAGGGGAAATAGgggtgaaaattatttaatatttgtcacCTATGTTTAATGGCAATTATAATTTTCAAGAAAAGATAACTTTTTCTATCATTTATAAtgctaaaataataataaaaaagccTTTTGGGTGTGGGAATAAGGAAGGGGTAGAGTCATGTACTCATATCTATCAAATGGTTAAATAAAAATGAGAAAATACACCTTCTAGGCACCCATATGAGAAAATTGAAAAGACGCCTCTTTATGTGGCCTCCTGGGGAAGTTGAAAAGTCATGTATAGGCTATGTGTTGCAATTCTTGATTGTCGCATGTTGTTCATCAAGAGAAGCAGTGGTATTTCCAAGAGATAAATttatgtgttctgcatttattGATTGACATGTGTTGTTCATCAATATATTGCAAGaaggataaaaataaaaaagaagagtTATTATGATAATAAGTTCAAAAAGTACTcctaggatgatgatgatgataatgataacatcttttaTACAATCTTTTACACAAACATATTATATATTGTGTGGTTGATATAATCTAGTTCCTCTTTCCACATGACATCACATTAGGTTTCATTCTTAATATATGATGAATATGATATTGAGAAGATGTACCTAGAAGATGTCACTATTTACAGATTGTTGGTCATAAAAGAGTCCTAATTTGATTTCCTAATGGATGGGTGAATGTGTGAATTGCTAGAGTAAATAGTTAgtcgcctattaattaaataattattaggtTTCAGtctactttatttcacttaagataaacttaggtgttattttttatttttaggtttaaTGTCCCTTCCCAAAATTTTAAGAGCAAGCTTGTAAATTATTCATCTTAAGCAcatagacattttgtcaaacaattaaaggaACATTGTAGTATTCATATTTTTGaattaaagatgaagaaaaactacACTATATGGTGAAGAATATTCCCCTTAGAAACCCAAGcacacaacaaaaacaacaaataaatatACAAAAAACGCAAGAAAGAACACTTGCTTTCTATTATCGCAATGAAATAAAACTACAATATTTAGAAAATAACATGTTGCAACCGATTTTTTCATTACAATAATCTACAAGCCAATGCCATAATATGCATTGTTGGAACTATCCCTTTGTAACTCATTTGAATTCTTATCTAGAATGTCTAGTTGCCATAAAATATTTTGGAACCCTTGATTTGGGTGCCAAAAGTCTAATCATCCATTTTACTGCTCAAGTAGATATTTTATAGAGATTG from Cryptomeria japonica chromosome 3, Sugi_1.0, whole genome shotgun sequence harbors:
- the LOC131051903 gene encoding zinc finger protein CONSTANS-LIKE 16 translates to MEEVKRGGEMGKAISGRSARPCDGCGRERARWYCGADEAYLCDPCDKSVHSANAVARRHERVRFYGNQVQEPLLELLSTSGASKRRRTSRPHPQLKAKVKEEMESPSAPVVVPQNLLLDSDDHDDELLPQVPIFLPAPAQQFGILLETRTEDVQDGVKMKVCDFNFSSSKETNCEPVVVPESDLHHFLDSETDLFALDIDMDMESIIGQGLGEDGLGVLRDFNDFAKDVKEEEDRSDDHGFSDKIVKLEEAEPDQSWDTIEINIDYDEEEMEGVNMTRTPDLPDERGHCKIELDLGSNFGEAEKKISLKLNYEDVLIAWSDRGSLWAAYDDCTSDMAGYQSNLEVGVVPDLGLNGGHVGGMVGMINCGGEQESRRHGGREARVLRYREKRRTRLFSKKIRYEVRKLNAEKRPRMKGRFVKRTSDMTSD